The sequence gaacatggtgctgataatgccaaggtcacaggtttgattcCTTTACAGGACAGAAGCATGATAAGCAGGAGATTACACACCACTGGCATTCTTTTTCGCCTATGTAAATTCCCTCTGAGGTTTTTTACTTtaatacttgttgttgttgttgttgttgttgtttagtcatgtccgactcttcgtgaccccatggaccagagcacgccaggcacttctgtcttccactgcctcccgcagttaaactcatgctggtagcttcgaaaacactgtccaaccatctcgtcctctgtcgtccccttctccttgtgctctcaatctttcccaacatcaggttctttaaTACGATCAAAATACTATAATATTATACTTTAATACTATCTAAATACAAAACCCATGCATTTGAGGCATGAGCTTTGTATGATTTAGTACTGGAAAAAGGTGGCCAGCACAGACCAAGAAGGGTTGCAGAGAGCTATCTGCTGCTGTTTCTGTCATGGGATGAATTATGCAACAAAGCGATTAAACTTCTTGCCATGGGTTAGTTGACGTACATGGTCCTTGggaaacaaatacaataaataaatactaacaGCTGAGACCCATGTCTGTGGGGTGTCAGCAAAGTCCATCCAAAACCAGAAGATCTTGCTGCAGTTCCACAATTATATATTCAGGCTTTATCATGGATGAATCTCCATGATAATTGTGGGAGCTGTGCAGCCACTGTTGCCAATAACTTTTCTCCATTTACCCCACCATCTAATATTGGCATAGGATAAATGCTATTGACTGGTTGGGGGGCGGGATTCTACAATTTCCAGGCTGTGCCCCCAAACCATTTAGGATTTATAATTTTAGTCAAAGCTGTGTCATGCAGTGAtgtaaatctttttctttctctcaccccaccccttctctccTTGTAGGAGATCATTGATCTCACTGGGGATGACATCACTGTAATCGATCTGACGGGGACTGAGGATGACATGATCAGCCCTCTTCATGATAGTTGCAGTGCCATTCAGGACCTGAAGCACTCTACTCCAGTCAGCATGCACTCGGAGTGCTGTCCGAAAATCCTCACCACTAAAAGCGCTGAGAACAAAGTTGATGTGCCAAGCAGCATGTGGGACAGAGACTGTGAGCTGCCTTCCCCCCAAGAAGATGCTATAAAGAAGCAGCCCTTATTTCAATGTAGCAGCtgccccatcatccccagctacgGTGGGGACTCTGAAAACAGCAGCCACACCACTTACAACAGTGATCTGGGCTCCTTAGGAAGCCCCCAGGTGGGGTCtgatgttttctccttctcttcaaCCCCCAACAGCAGTGAATGTCAAGCCCCCTTGGACTGTGTGGAAGAGGTTCCTGGTGCTGGTCCGTCTGTGGAAGAGCccagcccacagcattccccactACATCAGAGACATTCCCCAAGTCCCATCCCCTCCTGTTCCCCAATGAGCACATCTCCATCTCTAGCAGAAGCTAATCAGCATTTTCTAGAGGCAAATAACCCAGCACCAAATGCTGTAAAATCAGATGTTTGGGCGCCAACGAAGCAGATCGACATCAAGGTCTGGTTGAAAACATTGCAGTACTTCCAGGGAGTTCCTGTACATTACCCCTTTTTCCAAAATGTGGTGCAGGAAAAAGATGCTGAACAGGTAATTGATGGAAGAGACCAGTGCTTCAGTAGTCTGAATAAAAAGAGATGGAAAGAACCAGGCTGTACAAGAAAGAGCAGGAATGAGGTCATGCAGGCTGAAATGTCCAACATCAACCAAGGCTCTAGTATGTTTAACTTGATTGTGGGTCTCGCAGCACTGCACAGATTTGACAGCTTCACAAATAAGCATGTGTGAAAGAGAAAGACTCtaaaagtgcaatcctatgcatgcctactcactgaactcaatggggcttactactTAAGTAGATATTTGCTGTAAAAGAAGGaggccatttttattttacatgcTTAAATATCTGAGAAGGTTCTCCCTCTCAGTTGGCAAAGACTGTTGAACAGAAATACCTTATTAGGGGAAAAAACTTGTTATGTGTTTATGTTCAAACAAATTCAAATCCTCATtcagaaattatttttattggaatACATACTTGTATTTTAATTTGTAACTACTCAACATCATACTTTcccaaatattatttaaattgTAAGTAAGCAGTTTTCACTGCCTTTTAACATACTAATTTTAGGATGCCTGAAGTCCTGTGCAAATACATGCATGTGCTTCCTATGTAGTCACCTGAGAAAAGTTAATTATAAATTTGATCTAAGATTGGACTAGTATTGTATCCATTTCAGCTGCCCAGTTTGCCTTTCATTGCATTCATATGTTAAGTTACCAATTTTATGAAATGGGGCATTTTGGAAAATTTTCTGTAGAAGAAAATAGCAATAGAAAACTTCCTGCAGAATTTTTTTCATTCCCACTTCACTTGTGCTTAGGAATGTTATGCAATGTTTATGTTTCACTGTATCCACAGAAGAAGCAGCCTATCCCATCCCGGAAACTAAGCATGGTGTTCAGCACTATCGAGGAGAAATTCTTCCAGGGAACCTTGGACTTCCTTATGGATTATGTAACCTCCCAGTACTACCCGCCAAAGGAGATCACATCGTGTGTGATCAGGCAGATTCTCTTGAGCTCAGATCAACAAGATGTGCAACAAGAGACACAGAAAGATGCTTTTATGTTGTTGATGAAAATCCAGTCGTATGTATCCCGTTAATTACTattcttttattttgtgttgCCTTGCAAAGGACCATGATCTTTCTTTCTAAGCTTTGTGGTTGTGTTGTAAATTCTGCCATAGTTTTGTGTGTAAGTGATTGCTTAAGGAAACAGATGAATAGCGGCACTTGCAAAAACATACTCTGCTCTTTTAATGGTTTGATCTTTTCATTTCTGTGAGGCCTACTCTTTATTAAttgcagtggtgcctcgggttacatacgcttcaggttacatacgcttcaggttacacactctgctaacccagaaatagtgcttcaggttaagaactttgcttcaggataagaacagagatcgggctccggcggagcagcaggaggccccattagctaaagtggtcttcaggttaagaacagtttcaggttaagaacggacctccggaacaaattaagtacttaacctgaggtaccactgtatgaacgtTGATCATGCACCCTTCACTGAAAGGTAGTCCCAGGGCAGAAGATATatcaatatttaaataaaaaatgaacaatgTAGAgactaaacaaaataaaacaacgtCAATAAAATTCACAATAAGATCATAGGCAGCTGCCATGGAAAAGCTATTTAATTAAGTGATTAAGCGATCAAATTTATATTACAATGGAACAACTGTATGTAATAGCAGCTTATTCATACAGTCAGAACATGCACCCCAACTGCATTTTATCATTGGTTAAATAATTGCTACAAGTCCCCATTCAAAGGCAGTAAGTACAATATCAAGAATGTGCACAACTGGGAGAGTGGTCTCCTTGCACCACAGTGCCTCTGTTTGcaccttttaaaataaacaaataaccagAAGGTTCACAAAAGAGCAGGGTACTGCTGCAAGGGAAGATCTgatacttttaaaatgttatttcaaaAAGCCTAAATGCCCTCTCCTACTTGTAAACGTTAGTGACTTAAACAGTAGGACTATAGCATGAGCTTTAATAACAGGAGCCATCACTAGTAATGGTCCAAGCAATATCCTGCAGGTGTTTATGACACTTCCAGGGCAGGATACAACTAATGAGTCCTATCATCAGTTGGTCATGGTTAATGTGACATGTGTTTTACTAAACTGTATATTAACAATTGCCACTCTTCACAAAATACCACCAAGGAGCCAATAGACTGGATGTTTTGAAATGTGTCTTTGATTTGCTATTGCAAAGAATGTTTGTTAAAAAGATTTGATCGTATAACAGGCCTACTTCTTAATTTTAGACTTCATCCAGCAAGGGCTGACACTGTGGTATGGGACTGGCTGCTACTGCGAGTGGTAATAGAAGAGCAGGTATGTTGATTACCGGTACATCTCACTGTGTGGGATGGGTGGTTTTTAAGAAACTATCATTCTGCCAGCCTTTGCTTTGCAACTAAGAGAAGGGTTCCCATGCCAGCCCCTGTACTAACAAACTGGTCTTGAAGTAAGCCTGATTGGTAGGGACTGCTTTGCATTTGTTgcagaaaaagaggaaggaaagttACCTGGCTGAACATCTTAGTCACTGTCAATAAATCAAGGCTTGCCAAAGGACATTTTGTGGTCTCTTTGATTTCGGAACGACAGGAAAGAGAACCAACCTCAAGTGGCCGAAGAAAGTGtaatgcactttaaaaaacaTGTAAATGCCCAATGCGTttcagccagaagaggcagaatgaTTCAATTCTCTGCCCCTGCATTCTGTGCTAGGTTCTTCTAACCACCCCCAGAACTAACTGAGGGGGGGACAcatagggaggagggaggaaacttGTGCATTCTTCACAGCCCACAGGCTATGCAACTACTGTTGATTATACGCTCTTCCTGCCaggctgggtttgtttgtttgtttgtttgtttgtttgttgtttgctgTTCTTACTGTTCCCAAAACCTGGCATTCCGTGGTCAATGCCATGTATGATTTATCACTactgaactgttgttgttgttttggctacATCCTGAGTGCTTACACAAAACTGGCATGGACCACTTCTCTACATGCTTGTTACTGAATGAGGCGCTTTATGTTTAGAGCAGggccagggaacctgtggccctccagatgttgtgggactcccaaCTCCATCTGCCATtcctggcatggccaatggtcagagatgataggagttgAATTCCAGCAACGTTTGGAAGGCTGCAGATTCCCCTTTCCTGAGCAAGTGCCATTAACGCTATTATTTTTGTCTCCACTCACACGTAGATCTGCTTTATATCTTTGGGGCAAGTTCTTCAAATTCCTTTGTGCCTCAGTCTTGCCAACATCTAGCTGTATCTACATCTTTCAGGGCCAAACCCCACATGACGTTAGTCACATATTCAAACAGTTACTCTGATATTTAAACAAGTGTGATTAATCTTGTGGCTTTCTTTTGGAGAGAAAGCAGCTATGAGGCCTCCAGATAAGAGGGCGATTTTAGAAAACCAACATGCACCCATAAATCTTGATCAAGTAGGTGTTTTGAGACCGGGGCCCCACAGCTGGCTTTTCCCCAAAAGCAGCCAAGTTTTAAGCACGCTTGTTCAAACACAGGACCAGCATCATGTGTAAGCTTACCCTCATGGATATATCCATTTTGGCCTAGCTACAATCAGGACTGTTTGTATTCCAAAATCCCATGAAATAACAGAAATCAACATACTGAAAATCTCCacttttgtttttctcctttaaaatgaaaacatCTTGCCTGTATGCTGGTGACGGTTGCTTGAAATGGGTGGGCCTCAGAGTTTATACAGGTCACAGCAGatactaacagaagagatctacaGGGTTAAGCCTGGAGAGGAATGAACTTCCCCAGCTACCATGCACACTTGGCTGGAGTGCTGCATGGGCCAATCCAGTCACGAGACTCTCATAGGGTGGGGTTATGACTACGTTTCTTGTCTTATTCATGTGTAAACAATGCCTGTAATTTGCATAATAGCACATGCCTGGCAGTTTCAGCCCAGGTTTTTAGGTTTGTAAGCTCATCATACAGAGGAGTGAGGGCTTATAAATAATTCCGTGTTTAATTTTTTCTGGTACCCTTAGAAAGGAAAGTTTCCTGGGCGACTCCTCTTCTTGCAGTATGTGATCCAGACCTTGGAGGATGACTTCCAGAGGATGGCCAGAACAGGCACTCTGCACAAATCCATTGCCAAAGCAGTGCTTTCCTGTGACCATTGCTTCGACAATGTCAAGTAATTATCACTTTAATCTAGAGAGGCTTCCTGTGTGCCAAGCAACTAGGGCTTGAGA comes from Podarcis raffonei isolate rPodRaf1 chromosome 2, rPodRaf1.pri, whole genome shotgun sequence and encodes:
- the SIMC1 gene encoding SUMO-interacting motif-containing protein 1 isoform X1, producing MAEVLVTESSSDGESGYDWSPRRRQGEKRKRRWRRPPAEPPEIIDLTGDDITVIDLTGTEDDMISPLHDSCSAIQDLKHSTPVSMHSECCPKILTTKSAENKVDVPSSMWDRDCELPSPQEDAIKKQPLFQCSSCPIIPSYGGDSENSSHTTYNSDLGSLGSPQVGSDVFSFSSTPNSSECQAPLDCVEEVPGAGPSVEEPSPQHSPLHQRHSPSPIPSCSPMSTSPSLAEANQHFLEANNPAPNAVKSDVWAPTKQIDIKVWLKTLQYFQGVPVHYPFFQNVVQEKDAEQKKQPIPSRKLSMVFSTIEEKFFQGTLDFLMDYVTSQYYPPKEITSCVIRQILLSSDQQDVQQETQKDAFMLLMKIQSLHPARADTVVWDWLLLRVVIEEQKGKFPGRLLFLQYVIQTLEDDFQRMARTGTLHKSIAKAVLSCDHCFDNVKEVIEWLVAAVMGIRVTQYRRHMQKTIPSLETSRAVSSSTVPELHLNQTAQTDDVIPRFQSQTEVAFLQRMLSIAIEVDKSPNCSTSKIVDNVFYSWLNIPKRCHREAFLSSMECHLLRCKVLELVFYHSCREAPDLRPLSLKKILHFLKHCSLQLTYQDNEATWQRWDEMLHQLTLLLLSYRRVVLGHLRSSVCERVNLIIKAARPKLQISDLVERDSVECDMEDFQNILSLTLGQPLPQPIKEKTELLQELLLAAMN
- the SIMC1 gene encoding SUMO-interacting motif-containing protein 1 isoform X4, which translates into the protein MEIIDLTGDDITVIDLTGTEDDMISPLHDSCSAIQDLKHSTPVSMHSECCPKILTTKSAENKVDVPSSMWDRDCELPSPQEDAIKKQPLFQCSSCPIIPSYGGDSENSSHTTYNSDLGSLGSPQVGSDVFSFSSTPNSSECQAPLDCVEEVPGAGPSVEEPSPQHSPLHQRHSPSPIPSCSPMSTSPSLAEANQHFLEANNPAPNAVKSDVWAPTKQIDIKVWLKTLQYFQGVPVHYPFFQNVVQEKDAEQKKQPIPSRKLSMVFSTIEEKFFQGTLDFLMDYVTSQYYPPKEITSCVIRQILLSSDQQDVQQETQKDAFMLLMKIQSLHPARADTVVWDWLLLRVVIEEQKGKFPGRLLFLQYVIQTLEDDFQRMARTGTLHKSIAKAVLSCDHCFDNVKEVIEWLVAAVMGIRVTQYRRHMQKTIPSLETSRAVSSSTVPELHLNQTAQTDDVIPRFQSQTEVAFLQRMLSIAIEVDKSPNCSTSKIVDNVFYSWLNIPKRCHREAFLSSMECHLLRCKVLELVFYHSCREAPDLRPLSLKKILHFLKHCSLQLTYQDNEATWQRWDEMLHQLTLLLLSYRRVVLGHLRSSVCERVNLIIKAARPKLQISDLVERDSVECDMEDFQNILSLTLGQPLPQPIKEKTELLQELLLAAMN
- the SIMC1 gene encoding SUMO-interacting motif-containing protein 1 isoform X5, which codes for MISPLHDSCSAIQDLKHSTPVSMHSECCPKILTTKSAENKVDVPSSMWDRDCELPSPQEDAIKKQPLFQCSSCPIIPSYGGDSENSSHTTYNSDLGSLGSPQVGSDVFSFSSTPNSSECQAPLDCVEEVPGAGPSVEEPSPQHSPLHQRHSPSPIPSCSPMSTSPSLAEANQHFLEANNPAPNAVKSDVWAPTKQIDIKVWLKTLQYFQGVPVHYPFFQNVVQEKDAEQKKQPIPSRKLSMVFSTIEEKFFQGTLDFLMDYVTSQYYPPKEITSCVIRQILLSSDQQDVQQETQKDAFMLLMKIQSLHPARADTVVWDWLLLRVVIEEQKGKFPGRLLFLQYVIQTLEDDFQRMARTGTLHKSIAKAVLSCDHCFDNVKEVIEWLVAAVMGIRVTQYRRHMQKTIPSLETSRAVSSSTVPELHLNQTAQTDDVIPRFQSQTEVAFLQRMLSIAIEVDKSPNCSTSKIVDNVFYSWLNIPKRCHREAFLSSMECHLLRCKVLELVFYHSCREAPDLRPLSLKKILHFLKHCSLQLTYQDNEATWQRWDEMLHQLTLLLLSYRRVVLGHLRSSVCERVNLIIKAARPKLQISDLVERDSVECDMEDFQNILSLTLGQPLPQPIKEKTELLQELLLAAMN
- the SIMC1 gene encoding SUMO-interacting motif-containing protein 1 isoform X2, whose amino-acid sequence is MTDVRSCSLWEIIDLTGDDITVIDLTGTEDDMISPLHDSCSAIQDLKHSTPVSMHSECCPKILTTKSAENKVDVPSSMWDRDCELPSPQEDAIKKQPLFQCSSCPIIPSYGGDSENSSHTTYNSDLGSLGSPQVGSDVFSFSSTPNSSECQAPLDCVEEVPGAGPSVEEPSPQHSPLHQRHSPSPIPSCSPMSTSPSLAEANQHFLEANNPAPNAVKSDVWAPTKQIDIKVWLKTLQYFQGVPVHYPFFQNVVQEKDAEQKKQPIPSRKLSMVFSTIEEKFFQGTLDFLMDYVTSQYYPPKEITSCVIRQILLSSDQQDVQQETQKDAFMLLMKIQSLHPARADTVVWDWLLLRVVIEEQKGKFPGRLLFLQYVIQTLEDDFQRMARTGTLHKSIAKAVLSCDHCFDNVKEVIEWLVAAVMGIRVTQYRRHMQKTIPSLETSRAVSSSTVPELHLNQTAQTDDVIPRFQSQTEVAFLQRMLSIAIEVDKSPNCSTSKIVDNVFYSWLNIPKRCHREAFLSSMECHLLRCKVLELVFYHSCREAPDLRPLSLKKILHFLKHCSLQLTYQDNEATWQRWDEMLHQLTLLLLSYRRVVLGHLRSSVCERVNLIIKAARPKLQISDLVERDSVECDMEDFQNILSLTLGQPLPQPIKEKTELLQELLLAAMN
- the SIMC1 gene encoding SUMO-interacting motif-containing protein 1 isoform X3, which produces MQEDHNFIEIIDLTGDDITVIDLTGTEDDMISPLHDSCSAIQDLKHSTPVSMHSECCPKILTTKSAENKVDVPSSMWDRDCELPSPQEDAIKKQPLFQCSSCPIIPSYGGDSENSSHTTYNSDLGSLGSPQVGSDVFSFSSTPNSSECQAPLDCVEEVPGAGPSVEEPSPQHSPLHQRHSPSPIPSCSPMSTSPSLAEANQHFLEANNPAPNAVKSDVWAPTKQIDIKVWLKTLQYFQGVPVHYPFFQNVVQEKDAEQKKQPIPSRKLSMVFSTIEEKFFQGTLDFLMDYVTSQYYPPKEITSCVIRQILLSSDQQDVQQETQKDAFMLLMKIQSLHPARADTVVWDWLLLRVVIEEQKGKFPGRLLFLQYVIQTLEDDFQRMARTGTLHKSIAKAVLSCDHCFDNVKEVIEWLVAAVMGIRVTQYRRHMQKTIPSLETSRAVSSSTVPELHLNQTAQTDDVIPRFQSQTEVAFLQRMLSIAIEVDKSPNCSTSKIVDNVFYSWLNIPKRCHREAFLSSMECHLLRCKVLELVFYHSCREAPDLRPLSLKKILHFLKHCSLQLTYQDNEATWQRWDEMLHQLTLLLLSYRRVVLGHLRSSVCERVNLIIKAARPKLQISDLVERDSVECDMEDFQNILSLTLGQPLPQPIKEKTELLQELLLAAMN